One Streptomyces sp. CNQ-509 DNA window includes the following coding sequences:
- a CDS encoding helix-turn-helix transcriptional regulator has translation MPDIRHTPEAPTRATTLAAGARIDAHRHDDHQLVYAGAGVLAVTTDAGTWFAPGTRALWVPAGCVHAHRAYGHLDLHLVGVPAATDPLGLDAPGVLAVSPLLRELILACTREPHDGTPERQRLHTVLLDRLRAAAAAGAAGQPVPLPAPADPRLAAVCDLLYADPADQRTLAVLGRAAGAGERTLSRLFRRETGMTFPQWRTQVRLYHALRLLADDVPVTTVAHRCGWSSASAFIDVYRRAYGTTPGSSRRG, from the coding sequence ATGCCGGATATCCGCCACACCCCCGAGGCGCCCACCCGGGCCACGACCCTGGCCGCGGGCGCCCGCATCGACGCGCACCGGCACGACGACCACCAACTCGTCTACGCCGGCGCCGGGGTGCTCGCCGTCACCACCGACGCGGGCACCTGGTTCGCGCCCGGCACCCGCGCGCTGTGGGTACCCGCGGGCTGCGTCCACGCCCACCGGGCGTACGGCCACCTCGACCTGCACCTCGTCGGCGTGCCCGCCGCCACCGACCCCCTCGGGCTCGACGCGCCCGGCGTCCTGGCCGTCAGCCCGCTGCTGCGCGAGCTGATCCTCGCCTGCACCCGCGAACCGCACGACGGGACGCCCGAGCGGCAGCGGCTGCACACCGTCCTGCTGGACCGACTGCGCGCCGCCGCCGCGGCCGGCGCCGCCGGGCAGCCGGTGCCGCTGCCCGCGCCCGCGGACCCGCGGCTCGCGGCCGTCTGCGACCTGCTGTACGCCGACCCCGCCGACCAGCGCACGCTGGCCGTCCTGGGCCGGGCCGCGGGCGCGGGGGAGCGGACGCTCAGCCGCCTCTTCCGCCGCGAGACGGGGATGACGTTCCCGCAGTGGCGCACGCAGGTGCGCCTCTACCACGCGCTGCGGCTGCTCGCCGACGACGTACCGGTGACGACGGTCGCGCACCGCTGCGGCTGGTCCTCGGCGAGCGCCTTCATCGACGTCTACCGCCGCGCCTACGGCACCACCCCGGGCAGCAGCCGCCGGGGGTGA
- a CDS encoding MFS transporter, translated as MTTTTATKAGPRAWLGLSVLALPMLLASVDNSVLYLALPHLTADLEPSPTQVLWIMDVYGFMMAGFLITMGTLGDRIGRRRLLTVGAGAFGAASVLAAYAVSAEMLIAARILLGISASALAPSALALVGTMFTDARQRALAIGVFTACFMGGAALGPVVGGVMLENFWWGSVFLLGLPVALLLVLTARPLLPESGGEDGEGGGRLDPASVGLSLLAVIPLVYGLKELADEPDVRAAVAIAAGLAFGYAFARRQLRLAEPLLDLRLFRNRSFSAALVVLLFTMLVQGGCYFFFSQHLQLIEGFSPLKAGFWMAPPALALVAGSLLAPVMARTVRPAVVVGAGLAFSAAGFLYVAVSDDLVPLVIGFTVGFLGAAPVGALGLNLIVGSAPREKAGSASATAESSGEMGISLGIAVFGSLGAAVYTAGFDGPAGAPERAGESLADAEAAAAGLSGRLRGELLDAAHAAFGSGMTAVAVAAALVCAGLAVLAAVLLRHLRPIGSEDDGG; from the coding sequence ATGACCACGACCACCGCCACGAAGGCCGGGCCCCGGGCATGGCTCGGCCTGAGCGTCCTCGCCCTGCCCATGCTGCTCGCCTCGGTCGACAACAGCGTGCTCTACCTCGCGCTGCCGCATCTGACCGCGGATCTGGAGCCGTCCCCCACCCAAGTCCTGTGGATCATGGACGTCTACGGGTTCATGATGGCCGGCTTCCTCATCACCATGGGCACCCTCGGCGACCGGATCGGCCGGCGCCGGCTGCTCACCGTCGGCGCTGGGGCCTTCGGCGCCGCGTCGGTGCTCGCCGCGTACGCGGTGAGCGCGGAGATGCTCATCGCCGCCCGCATCCTGCTCGGCATCTCGGCCTCCGCGCTCGCGCCCTCGGCACTGGCCCTGGTCGGCACCATGTTCACCGACGCGCGCCAGCGCGCCCTGGCCATCGGCGTGTTCACCGCCTGCTTCATGGGCGGCGCGGCGCTCGGCCCGGTCGTCGGCGGGGTGATGCTGGAGAACTTCTGGTGGGGCTCGGTCTTCCTGCTCGGACTGCCGGTGGCGCTGCTGCTGGTGCTCACGGCCAGGCCGCTGCTGCCGGAGTCGGGCGGCGAGGACGGCGAGGGCGGCGGGCGGCTCGACCCGGCGAGCGTGGGGCTGTCGCTGCTGGCGGTCATCCCGCTCGTGTACGGGCTGAAGGAGCTGGCCGACGAGCCGGACGTGCGGGCGGCCGTGGCCATCGCCGCCGGGCTCGCCTTCGGCTACGCCTTCGCCCGCCGCCAGCTCCGGCTGGCCGAACCGCTGCTCGACCTGCGGCTCTTCCGCAACCGCTCGTTCTCCGCGGCGCTGGTGGTGCTGCTCTTCACGATGCTCGTGCAGGGCGGCTGCTACTTCTTCTTCAGCCAGCACCTCCAGTTGATCGAGGGCTTCTCGCCCCTGAAGGCCGGGTTCTGGATGGCGCCGCCTGCGCTGGCGCTGGTCGCCGGCTCCCTGCTGGCGCCGGTGATGGCGCGGACGGTGCGGCCCGCAGTCGTGGTCGGCGCGGGCCTGGCGTTCTCCGCGGCCGGGTTCCTCTACGTCGCCGTCAGCGACGACCTGGTACCGCTGGTGATCGGGTTCACGGTGGGCTTCCTCGGCGCCGCGCCGGTCGGCGCGCTGGGGCTGAACCTCATCGTGGGCAGCGCGCCCCGGGAGAAGGCCGGCTCCGCCTCGGCCACCGCGGAGAGCAGCGGCGAGATGGGCATCTCCCTGGGCATCGCCGTCTTCGGCAGCCTCGGCGCGGCCGTTTACACCGCCGGGTTCGACGGTCCGGCGGGGGCGCCGGAGCGGGCGGGGGAGTCCCTTGCCGACGCCGAGGCAGCGGCCGCCGGGCTGTCCGGGCGCCTCCGCGGCGAACTGCTCGACGCCGCCCACGCGGCCTTCGGCTCCGGGATGACCGCCGTCGCCGTGGCCGCCGCCCTGGTCTGCGCGGGCCTCGCGGTGCTGGCCGCCGTGCTGCTGCGGCACCTCCGCCCGATCGGCTCGGAGGACGACGGCGGCTGA
- a CDS encoding BTAD domain-containing putative transcriptional regulator → MRFGVLGPVRVWTDDGRPVRVPELKVRVLLAALLAREGRPVPPWRLVDDLWDARPPGKPTGALRAKVSQLRRALGDAEPGGRELVAAGASGYVLEAATDAGDFAELVRRARTAPGPARAADLLTEALALWRGPAFSPYEDAPFARATAARLEEQRLTALEELARARLELGEHGPLVAELTDLVGAHPVRERLTGLLMRALYGSGRQSEALAAYRALRVRLREEAGLDPGPELAGLQQRILAGDEALAAARPAVPRLRPPRLPVPLTPLVGRAAELAELGPLLGGERLVTLTGPGGVGKTRLALALLGERPEPGYVAELAGAGGGSVADVVATAFGVPDEDRIAAALGDAPAVLLLDNAEHVVEQAAKLADRLLRAAPGLRVLATGREPLGVAGEVVRAVAPLAEADAVRLFADRAAASAPGFALGAGNAAEVAEVCRRLDGIPLALELAASRVRGLGVQGLAAGLDDRFRLLDEGPRGLPERQRTLRAALEWSWRLLDDRERAALRRLAVHGAGCTLSGAIYVCADTGAGPDAGVSIEAGGEQAPPAGLTAEEVPGLLARLVDRSLVSRDGERFRLLETVAAYAWERLEEAGETAEVLRRRDDYYVRLAECAEAERAGHARQRWIGRLDAEIANLREALDGATRRRETALATRISGSLAWYEAASGRPTPH, encoded by the coding sequence ATGCGCTTCGGAGTGCTCGGTCCCGTGCGGGTCTGGACCGACGACGGACGGCCGGTGCGGGTCCCGGAGCTGAAGGTACGCGTGCTGCTGGCCGCGCTGCTCGCCCGCGAAGGGCGGCCGGTGCCGCCGTGGCGGCTGGTCGACGACCTGTGGGACGCCCGTCCGCCGGGGAAGCCGACGGGCGCGCTCCGGGCGAAGGTCTCCCAGTTGCGCCGGGCGCTGGGCGACGCCGAGCCGGGCGGGCGCGAGCTGGTCGCCGCGGGCGCCTCGGGGTACGTGCTGGAGGCCGCCACCGACGCCGGGGACTTCGCGGAGCTGGTCCGGCGGGCCCGTACGGCGCCCGGTCCCGCGCGCGCCGCCGACCTGCTCACCGAGGCGCTGGCGCTGTGGCGCGGGCCCGCCTTCAGCCCGTACGAGGACGCGCCCTTCGCCCGCGCCACCGCCGCGCGGCTGGAGGAGCAGCGGCTGACCGCGCTGGAGGAGCTGGCGCGGGCCCGGCTGGAGCTGGGCGAACACGGGCCGCTGGTGGCCGAGTTGACGGACCTGGTGGGCGCCCATCCGGTGCGCGAGCGGCTGACCGGGCTGCTGATGCGGGCGCTGTACGGCTCCGGCCGGCAGAGCGAGGCGCTGGCCGCCTACCGCGCGCTGCGGGTGCGGCTGCGCGAGGAGGCGGGGCTCGACCCGGGGCCGGAGCTGGCCGGGTTGCAGCAGCGGATCCTGGCGGGCGACGAGGCGCTGGCCGCCGCGCGGCCCGCGGTGCCGCGGCTGCGCCCGCCGCGGCTGCCCGTGCCGCTGACGCCGCTGGTCGGCCGGGCGGCGGAGCTGGCGGAACTCGGGCCGCTGCTCGGCGGGGAGCGGCTGGTGACGCTCACCGGGCCCGGCGGCGTGGGCAAGACCCGGCTGGCACTGGCCCTGCTGGGCGAGCGCCCCGAGCCGGGCTATGTCGCGGAACTGGCGGGCGCCGGCGGCGGGAGCGTCGCCGACGTGGTGGCGACGGCGTTCGGGGTGCCCGACGAGGACCGGATCGCCGCGGCGCTGGGCGACGCCCCCGCGGTGCTGCTGCTCGACAACGCGGAGCACGTCGTCGAGCAGGCGGCCAAGCTCGCCGACCGGCTGCTGCGCGCGGCGCCGGGGCTGCGGGTGCTGGCCACGGGCCGGGAGCCGCTGGGCGTCGCGGGCGAGGTGGTACGGGCGGTGGCGCCGCTGGCCGAGGCGGACGCGGTGCGGCTCTTCGCCGACCGCGCCGCCGCGTCCGCGCCGGGCTTCGCGCTCGGCGCCGGGAACGCGGCGGAGGTCGCCGAGGTGTGCCGCCGGCTCGACGGCATCCCGCTGGCGCTGGAGCTGGCCGCCTCCCGCGTCCGCGGCCTGGGCGTACAGGGCCTGGCCGCCGGGCTCGACGACCGCTTCCGGCTCCTGGACGAAGGACCGCGCGGCCTGCCGGAGCGGCAGCGCACCCTGCGGGCGGCCCTGGAGTGGAGCTGGCGGCTGCTGGACGACCGGGAGCGCGCGGCGCTGCGGCGGCTGGCGGTGCACGGCGCGGGCTGCACGCTGAGCGGTGCGATCTACGTGTGCGCGGACACCGGCGCGGGTCCGGACGCCGGGGTGTCCATCGAGGCCGGCGGCGAGCAGGCGCCGCCCGCGGGGCTGACGGCCGAGGAGGTGCCGGGGCTGCTGGCGCGGCTGGTCGACCGGTCGCTGGTCTCCCGGGACGGGGAGCGCTTCCGGCTGCTGGAGACGGTCGCCGCGTACGCCTGGGAGCGGCTGGAGGAGGCCGGCGAGACGGCGGAGGTGCTGCGGCGCCGCGACGACTACTACGTCCGGCTCGCGGAATGCGCGGAGGCGGAGCGCGCGGGCCACGCGCGGCAGCGCTGGATCGGCCGGCTGGACGCGGAGATCGCCAACCTGCGCGAGGCCCTCGACGGCGCCACGCGCCGCCGCGAGACGGCCCTGGCCACCCGCATCAGCGGCTCCCTCGCCTGGTACGAGGCCGCCAGCGGCCGCCCGACGCCGCACTGA
- a CDS encoding MFS transporter — MPEPRAARFRPLTLLSVGHACVDVYQGAVAALVPFLVAERAYSYAAASGVVLAASLLSSVVQPLFGVLTDRRPLPWLLPVSTLAAGAGVALAGVSGSYAVTLAVVALSGIGVAAYHPEAARVARRASAGSHTAMGWFSLGGNLGFATAPPLVAAVAAAGGLRASPLLVFPALAGAALCAAALRGLRPYAPERPAAGTRPAGVPAGRDDWASFARLTGAVVCRSVVFVGLSAFVSLYVPGRTAGGTAAGTAALFVLYLGGAVGTVAGGRLASRFGRLPVVRWSYALSCPAVAGLVFVPGPAVYVFVALTSAGLYVPFSLHITLGQDYLPRHVGTAGGVTLGLAVSAGGLASPAIGVLADATSLTAALSPLIALPAVGLLLLGPLREPETPR, encoded by the coding sequence ATGCCAGAGCCCCGCGCCGCCCGCTTCCGGCCGCTGACCCTGCTCTCCGTGGGGCACGCCTGCGTCGACGTGTACCAGGGGGCGGTGGCGGCGCTGGTGCCGTTCCTCGTCGCCGAGCGGGCGTACTCGTACGCCGCGGCCTCCGGGGTCGTGCTGGCGGCTTCGCTGCTGTCGTCGGTGGTGCAGCCGCTGTTCGGGGTGCTCACCGACCGGCGGCCGCTGCCGTGGCTGCTGCCGGTGAGCACGCTGGCGGCCGGCGCGGGGGTGGCGCTGGCCGGGGTCTCCGGCTCGTACGCCGTGACGCTCGCGGTGGTCGCGCTGTCGGGCATCGGGGTGGCCGCGTACCACCCGGAGGCCGCCCGGGTGGCGCGGCGGGCGAGCGCGGGCAGCCACACGGCGATGGGCTGGTTCTCCCTCGGCGGCAACCTCGGCTTCGCCACCGCTCCCCCGCTGGTGGCCGCCGTCGCCGCGGCCGGCGGGCTGCGGGCGTCACCGCTGCTGGTGTTCCCGGCGCTGGCGGGGGCGGCGCTGTGCGCCGCGGCGCTGCGCGGGCTGCGGCCGTACGCGCCGGAGCGGCCGGCGGCCGGCACCCGCCCGGCGGGCGTACCCGCGGGCCGGGACGACTGGGCCTCGTTCGCGCGGCTGACCGGGGCGGTGGTGTGCCGTTCCGTGGTGTTCGTGGGGCTGAGCGCCTTCGTCTCGCTGTACGTGCCCGGGCGCACGGCGGGCGGTACGGCGGCGGGCACGGCGGCGCTGTTCGTGCTCTATCTGGGCGGCGCGGTGGGCACGGTGGCGGGCGGGCGGCTGGCCTCGCGGTTCGGGCGGCTGCCGGTGGTGCGGTGGTCGTACGCGCTGTCCTGCCCCGCGGTCGCCGGGCTGGTGTTCGTGCCGGGGCCCGCGGTCTACGTCTTCGTGGCCCTCACCTCCGCCGGGCTGTACGTGCCGTTCTCGCTGCACATCACGCTCGGCCAGGACTACCTGCCCCGGCACGTCGGCACCGCGGGCGGCGTCACGCTGGGTCTCGCGGTGAGCGCGGGCGGGCTGGCGAGCCCGGCCATCGGCGTGCTCGCGGACGCGACGTCGCTCACCGCGGCGCTCAGCCCGCTGATCGCCCTGCCGGCGGTGGGGCTGCTGCTCCTGGGGCCGCTGCGCGAGCCGGAGACACCGCGCTGA
- a CDS encoding VOC family protein: MTSVVQNIAIDCADAYGLSLFWSKVTGSPVHPEDGPGSPETQVLLPEGPVLHFNQVPERKTGKNRIHLCLRPETGREEEVERLLRLGASFVADHRNPDGTGWAVLADPEGNEFCVLRSAAERAATQP; this comes from the coding sequence ATGACCTCGGTGGTGCAGAACATCGCGATCGACTGTGCCGACGCCTACGGGCTGTCGCTCTTCTGGAGCAAGGTGACCGGCAGCCCGGTCCATCCGGAGGACGGACCGGGCTCGCCGGAGACGCAGGTGCTCCTGCCCGAGGGGCCGGTGCTGCACTTCAACCAGGTGCCGGAGCGGAAGACCGGCAAGAACCGGATCCATCTGTGCCTGCGCCCGGAGACGGGGCGCGAGGAGGAGGTCGAGCGGCTGCTCCGCCTCGGCGCGTCCTTCGTCGCCGACCACCGCAACCCGGACGGCACCGGCTGGGCCGTCCTCGCCGATCCGGAGGGCAACGAGTTCTGCGTGCTGCGCAGCGCCGCCGAGCGCGCAGCGACGCAGCCCTGA
- a CDS encoding aminoglycoside adenylyltransferase family protein produces MGDQVRKVMTLVDDVLGPEVAGAYLHGSAVLGGLRPASDLDVLVVARHSLTDGERRALLDGLLRVSGFTGGLRPVELTVVVEAEIRPWRYPPTGDFLYGEWLREEFETGGPPRPEPMPDLAIVLTMTLAGDHALAGPPPGRLLDPVPYEDVARAATAGIPELLAEAADDTRNVLLTLARIWSTLATGEIRPKDAAAAWALDRLPPEHRPVLEHARELYLGSRYAEESWTAELRAAVRPHTDYVVAGIGKLSGT; encoded by the coding sequence ATGGGAGATCAGGTGCGCAAGGTCATGACACTGGTCGACGACGTGCTGGGCCCCGAGGTTGCCGGCGCCTACCTGCACGGCTCCGCCGTCCTCGGCGGGCTGCGCCCCGCCAGCGACCTGGACGTCCTCGTCGTCGCCCGCCACTCGCTCACCGACGGCGAGCGGCGGGCGCTCCTCGACGGGCTGCTGCGGGTGTCCGGCTTCACCGGCGGGCTGCGCCCGGTGGAGCTGACGGTGGTCGTGGAGGCCGAGATCCGGCCGTGGCGCTACCCGCCGACCGGCGACTTCCTGTACGGGGAGTGGCTGCGCGAGGAGTTCGAGACGGGCGGGCCGCCGCGGCCGGAGCCCATGCCGGACCTGGCGATCGTGCTCACGATGACGCTGGCCGGCGACCACGCGCTCGCGGGACCGCCGCCCGGGCGGCTGCTGGATCCGGTGCCGTACGAGGACGTGGCCCGGGCCGCGACGGCCGGCATCCCCGAGCTGCTGGCCGAGGCGGCCGACGACACCCGCAACGTGCTGCTCACCCTGGCGCGGATCTGGAGCACGCTGGCCACCGGGGAGATCCGCCCCAAGGACGCCGCCGCCGCGTGGGCGCTGGACCGGCTGCCGCCGGAGCACCGGCCGGTGCTGGAGCACGCGCGGGAGCTGTACCTCGGCAGCCGGTACGCGGAGGAGAGCTGGACCGCGGAGCTGAGGGCGGCGGTGCGTCCGCACACGGACTACGTGGTCGCCGGGATCGGGAAGCTGTCCGGCACCTGA
- a CDS encoding family 43 glycosylhydrolase, with the protein MSPRPFRAVTVAAAVLAALAAFAAPGSSAAEPGPAPAAAPGPPVLDVNFPDPDIVRAGGTYHAYATNGAGKNIQHATSTDLASWSLDGDDVLPRLGDWAVPDQGLVWAPEVFDNGTGFTMHYTARDRASDKQCIGVALATAPGGPFEPAGRGPLVCPERQGGAIDASSYTEGGQRYMLWKNDGNCCSTDTWLYVQPMNADGTVVRGRPTPLIRQDRAWEGNVIEAPTLVKRNGRYVLLYSASFYDGNRYKTGYAVADRLTGPYTKVADPLLSTDTFGGAVRGPGGQDVVTGPDGRDRILFHGWSADRSRRAMYATGIGWAGGRPVVEGSKVLSQAENAVVNNARIRDAAGAHDGGAVGHIDYANSYVEFSVFAPAAGHRTLSVRYANGSLAGSAPVTSSHLLTVGGKAAGRVDYPFTGWEKWATVDQRVRLDAGWNTVRLARGTYYAELDSIEIT; encoded by the coding sequence GTGTCCCCGCGCCCCTTCAGAGCCGTCACCGTCGCCGCGGCGGTGCTCGCCGCCCTGGCCGCCTTCGCGGCCCCCGGCTCGTCCGCCGCCGAACCAGGTCCCGCACCCGCCGCCGCCCCCGGACCGCCGGTGCTCGACGTGAACTTCCCCGACCCCGACATCGTCAGGGCAGGCGGCACGTACCACGCCTACGCCACCAACGGCGCCGGCAAGAACATCCAGCACGCCACCTCCACCGACCTCGCCTCCTGGTCGCTGGACGGCGACGACGTGCTGCCCCGGCTCGGCGACTGGGCGGTGCCCGACCAGGGGCTGGTCTGGGCGCCCGAAGTCTTCGACAACGGCACCGGGTTCACCATGCACTACACGGCGCGCGACCGCGCCAGCGACAAGCAGTGCATCGGCGTCGCCCTGGCCACCGCCCCGGGAGGGCCCTTCGAGCCCGCCGGCCGCGGCCCGCTGGTCTGCCCCGAACGCCAGGGCGGCGCCATCGACGCCTCCAGCTACACCGAGGGCGGGCAGCGCTACATGCTCTGGAAGAACGACGGCAACTGCTGCAGCACGGACACCTGGCTGTACGTCCAGCCCATGAACGCGGACGGCACCGTCGTCAGGGGCCGGCCCACGCCGCTCATCCGCCAGGACCGCGCCTGGGAGGGCAACGTCATCGAGGCGCCGACGCTCGTCAAGCGCAACGGCAGGTACGTCCTGCTGTACTCCGCCTCCTTCTACGACGGCAACCGCTACAAGACGGGCTATGCCGTCGCCGACCGCCTCACCGGCCCGTACACCAAGGTGGCCGATCCGCTGCTGAGCACGGACACCTTCGGCGGCGCCGTGCGCGGCCCCGGCGGCCAGGACGTCGTCACCGGCCCGGACGGGCGCGACCGGATCCTCTTCCACGGCTGGAGCGCGGACCGCTCGCGGCGCGCGATGTACGCGACCGGTATCGGCTGGGCGGGCGGCCGCCCGGTGGTGGAGGGCAGCAAGGTCCTGTCCCAGGCGGAGAACGCCGTCGTGAACAACGCGCGGATCCGCGACGCCGCCGGCGCGCACGACGGCGGTGCCGTCGGGCACATCGACTACGCGAACAGCTACGTGGAGTTCTCCGTCTTCGCCCCCGCCGCCGGCCACCGCACCCTCTCCGTCCGCTACGCCAACGGCTCCCTGGCCGGCTCCGCCCCCGTGACGTCGTCGCACCTGCTGACGGTCGGCGGCAAGGCGGCCGGAAGAGTCGACTACCCGTTCACCGGCTGGGAGAAGTGGGCCACGGTCGACCAGCGGGTACGGCTCGACGCGGGCTGGAACACCGTCCGCCTCGCCCGCGGCACGTACTACGCCGAGCTCGACAGCATCGAGATCACCTGA